The region GTTCATGCTTCCCAGCTTGTCAAAGTTCAGCACGTTCAGGAAGTTCAGCTTGGGCAGGTTCGGGTACTCGTTGGTGGCCGAGAAGCACATCTGGAACTGCTTGCCAGAGAACGGAATGAACTCGTAGAAAGCGCTCGACGAGAAGTACGGGCTGTAGGAGAAGAACGCCAGGAAGCGCTCCTTCTCGTCAACCGGACTGTCGGCATAGGCGGTGGTGAACACGAACTCGCCCTTCTGCTGCTTGCCCTCGAACACGATTCCGAAGTCGAAGACATCGACGTCGCTGTTGCGGATACCGGCTCCGGCGTTGCGCATGAACTGCTCCTGGCGGCGCTGGCTGCCGGCGTAGTAGACGAAGGGTTGCGCGTAGTTGAACTCGTTGAAGTATCCCGAGAATCCATGGCGGCCCTTCGGGTGCTTCACGTCGGCGGTCTGGAAGTCCTGGTCGTAATCGGCCTGGCGGTGCTGGAGCAGGAACTTGACGTTCTTGACGGAAGTGCGCTGGGCATCGTAGTACAGGTTGAACTGGTGGTAATGATAGGTCTCAAACGCGAACGGATAGACCAGGGCAGAGAAGTAGTCCTGCTGCTCGTAATGCTTCATGAAGGTGGCGAAGTTGAAGAAGTCCTTGTCGTACTTGGCCTGGAAGCGGAACGCAACGCCGAAGAAGCGCTCGCCGAAGGCGTAGTCGAAGGACTTGGTGGTCTGGCGACGATCGTGCAGAACGTGCACGGTCGACTGCTCGGGCATCGGGCGCAGGTCGGTGATGTCCTTGTATCCGGTGTACGGCCACGAGCTCAGGTGGAACATCAGGAAGTCCTCCTTGGGTTCCAGCGGCTGCACGTTCACTTCGTAGTCGTTGTTCTCGAAGTCGAATCCAAAGTCGAAGCTGAAGGGGAAGTAACCCTGCATCTTCTTCTGGTATCCGGCGACATAGCGCTGGTGGTCGAAGGGCGTGATGAAGCCAACCTTGGCATCGACCAGCCGAGAGTACGCCATGTTGACGTCCGCGGATCCGTTGAACCAGCGCGGCATGCGGATGAAGTCGTCGAACTCGTGTTCCGGGTGGCCAGTGGGGGTCTTGAAGATGCTCGGGTAGGTCTGGGCGGTGGCCTCGAAGTCGAACTTGAACAGGGTCGGGGTCTTCAGGCTGTAGGTGAACGGCaggccagtggccagcgggAAGGCGATGGTGACCGCGTTCTGCTGGTAGAACTTGGTGAAGTTGTACGCGTAGCCATCCTCGAAGTCCTCGAAGTACTTCTTGAACATTCGCGGGAACTGCTCGACCGTCTGGTTGTTGAAAGCGAAGAAGCGCTCACCGTTGAAGATCTGGAACATGAACTGACCCTCCAGCTCCTCGGCCTCCTCGGGATCGATGTTCAGCATCTTGGCGATGCGGGCCGTGGAGTACTTCTGGAACTCCTCGTGGTTCTTGTTGCCGAACTGCTCGTAGTAGTCGTTCTGGTACTTGTGGTTCTTGCTGTACTGGCTGAAGTAGTCCTTGAACAGCGACGGGTACTGCTTGTAgtagttgtagtagtagtCGTTCGACTTGTACTCCTCGTGCTTGTTGTAGGAGTCGTACTGCTTGTCCAGGAGGTCGAAGAACGTTTCCATGCTCGAGACGAGGTAGTAGAAGGTCGAGAAACGCTTCAGACCGCCAAAGTTCTTGCGCAGATGGAAGAAGAATCCGCTCGGGACAAAGTGGTCGTCGGAGGCGATCTGCGAGAAGTACATGCGGTAGGACAGCTCCAGTTCCTTGAAGGCGAAGTCACGCAGGTACGTGCCCGAGTACTGGAGGCTGAAGTCCCGCGGGTTCAGGTGCTTGACAGCGGCCTGGGCGTTCTGGTAGaactcatcgtcatcgtcgaacTCGTCGGCCTCGGCGGCGCTCTCCAGGGCGGTCTTGACTGCGGCGCGGACGTAGGTGCTGGGGTCGTAGTGGGTCTGCTCAGCCATACGCTGGAGCATGTACACTGGGGGCTTGGTGCGCATCAGCAGGTACACGGCGGCGCAACGGACCTCGTGGGCATCTCCGGTGTTCTGGTACACCTTGAACAGGACCGAGCGGGCCAGGCGCGGGTAGTTCTCCACCAGGCGATCCAACGCCACGATGAAGGCCAAACGCTGGAAGTGGCTCACTGGCACCTTGCCTTCCAGGTACGGTTCGAAGACGTTCAGGATTTCGGGGTGGCCGAGGTGTCCAAGACAGCGGATGTACACCTGCACCCTCACGCTGTCTCCGTACTTGACGGCTTCACGCAGCTGGTGCGCGAACCACGGGACGACCTTGTGGGCGACGATCTCGTAGTCGTCATCGGCCAGGCGACCGAAGCTGTGGACCGGGTAGTAGTTGTAGGCAGAGCGGTTGTTGACCTGGGCGCGGTTCAGGAAGTCGCAGAACGAGATCATGGCGGTCACGTTCAGGAACTCCTGGTGCTGGACGGCGTTGGACGTGACCAGCAGGAAGTACTCGTGCATGACGGTCTTGGTCGGGTAGCGGATGGTCTTGGGCAGAGTAGCGACGACGCTGGCAGCCTCGTCACCACGCAGTTTCTTCTCCTCGATCAGGTCCTTGATCACCTTGAAGGCGGGCGGGGTTCCGGCCTGGGCCAGCGCATCGCGGAACGTGTTCCACGCTTCGACCTTCTTGGCGAAAGTCTCGCTGTGGTTGCTTCCCTCCGCGCGCTCCTTCTGCGAGACGAACAGTCGCTGGCAGACGTCGTAGATGTCCTGGTAGCTCATGGTGCGCAGGATGCGGGCCAGAATGGTGAACTTGTTCAGCGAGTTCGACTTGGGGAAGTGCGAGATATCCTGGAGGTCCGAGGCAATCTCGTAGGCCAGCTTGTAAGCGTAGCGGGAGGCATCGACGTTGTGGGCGTACTGGACGCTGTAGCCCTTGTATCCGGTGAAGTACGGCAAGAAGGGAGTTTGCGGGGCATCTCGGAGGCTCTCCGGGATGGGCTGGTAGAAGTCCTCGTCGCTCAGAGAGTCCGACTcggacgacgaagaggagcTGCTGTAGAAGTCGTGCTCATCGGACTCAGAcgaggagctggagctggagctggaagaGCTGCTGTCCGATTCGTCCGAGGACGAGCTGGTGTCGTTTTCCTTGCGCAGGCGGTACTGGTCGCGCTTGTACGCTTCGTAGTACTGCTTCTCCTTCTGGGCATTCAGATCACGACGGTTGCGGCTTCCGCGACCCTCGACGTGGTTCAGGCGCTTGCTGTACTGCTCAGCGGGGCTGATCTTGAAGTTCTCGCGGGGCTCCTCTTCCGAGCTGGAgctcgagctggagctggagtcCGAGGAGTCCGAGGAGTCCGACtccgacgaagacgaagaggaATCGGTTTCGTTGGCCGGGCGGACAAAGTTCTGCTTGTCGTGAGCCATGTTGTAGCTGTACACCAGATCGACGAACACCTGACGATCGTCGGCGGGTCCTTCGGGCACCTTCTCGTACGGCTTGATCTCGTTGAGGGTCAGGTTCATCTGGGCGTAAACCATGGCCTTCTGGCTGTTGACCAGCGACGGGCTGACGACGACCTTGTTCACGGTGGACACCGACTGGATGGTGTAGTTGTGCCAGTCTCCGGTCAAGTACATCTGCGTCACCTCGGACTTGGTCAGGATGTTGCCCATCTGGTTGGTGTTGGGCTTGAAGTCGCTGAACCCGCTGAAGCCAAAGTGGTAGCCCATGCGCTGCTCGCAACGGTCGAAGTTGCGGGTCTTGACGACGTGGAACACATGCTGGTCCTCCTCAAAGTACTCGGGCTGCGGAACCCATTCCTTGTGCGACTGGATGAAGTACTCCGGGACGGCATTGACGTCGTACAGGGTTTCACATTCGCCCGTCACCGACGGTTCCATGGTCTTGAACACTCCGGTGAGGGTGTTGTTCTCCGGGAACTGGTTGAACTCGGACTTGATCACGTACGCGCCCTGCGTGTCCAGCTGCAGCTGGCTGACCCAGGCCTTCAGCATGTTCACCTCGTGGTTGGGGACGGTCTTCTCAACGTAGAATCCCTTGACGGCTCCCTTGTTGTAGTAGATTCCGAACGGCTTCGAGCTGAACGGCATCGGCTGCCAGTTGAGGTTGAAGCGCGCCAGTTCCGTACGGTATCCGCGGGGCAGATACTCGTTGAACACGGCGTACATCGGACGGTCGATGTAGGCGACGACGTAGTTGTGGTCCTTAGGACGAACCACGAGGTAGCCGTGCGTCACAATGCCGGTCCAGTAGTCCTCGAGGTCCGGCAGGGCGGTCATGGTCTTCGACGTCACGTTGTACACGTactcccggttcggttcccaGGCTCCGAACTCGAAGCCGGTGCGGTTGAACGGACGGGAGTAGGGGAACTCATGCTCGTACGAGTACTGGTACGCCGTACAGAGCCCCACTGTAGGGAGAGAAGCGGGTTTAGTGGACTGCCTTCCGATTCCTTGCGCTTCCTTGGAGgctccgacggtggccggagcGTCCATCGTACTTACCAAGCGTGAGGAGAAGAATCTTCGCAATCATGGTTGAGTCGCTCTCAGATGCCTGGATGCTTGGTGGACACACCAAGGCTCGAATGTGCCTTCTGG is a window of Anopheles bellator unplaced genomic scaffold, idAnoBellAS_SP24_06.2 scaffold00503_ctg1, whole genome shotgun sequence DNA encoding:
- the LOC131214309 gene encoding vitellogenin-A1-like is translated as MIAKILLLTLVGLCTAYQYSYEHEFPYSRPFNRTGFEFGAWEPNREYVYNVTSKTMTALPDLEDYWTGIVTHGYLVVRPKDHNYVVAYIDRPMYAVFNEYLPRGYRTELARFNLNWQPMPFSSKPFGIYYNKGAVKGFYVEKTVPNHEVNMLKAWVSQLQLDTQGAYVIKSEFNQFPENNTLTGVFKTMEPSVTGECETLYDVNAVPEYFIQSHKEWVPQPEYFEEDQHVFHVVKTRNFDRCEQRMGYHFGFSGFSDFKPNTNQMGNILTKSEVTQMYLTGDWHNYTIQSVSTVNKVVVSPSLVNSQKAMVYAQMNLTLNEIKPYEKVPEGPADDRQVFVDLVYSYNMAHDKQNFVRPANETDSSSSSSESDSSDSSDSSSSSSSSSEEEPRENFKISPAEQYSKRLNHVEGRGSRNRRDLNAQKEKQYYEAYKRDQYRLRKENDTSSSSDESDSSSSSSSSSSSSESDEHDFYSSSSSSSESDSLSDEDFYQPIPESLRDAPQTPFLPYFTGYKGYSVQYAHNVDASRYAYKLAYEIASDLQDISHFPKSNSLNKFTILARILRTMSYQDIYDVCQRLFVSQKERAEGSNHSETFAKKVEAWNTFRDALAQAGTPPAFKVIKDLIEEKKLRGDEAASVVATLPKTIRYPTKTVMHEYFLLVTSNAVQHQEFLNVTAMISFCDFLNRAQVNNRSAYNYYPVHSFGRLADDDYEIVAHKVVPWFAHQLREAVKYGDSVRVQVYIRCLGHLGHPEILNVFEPYLEGKVPVSHFQRLAFIVALDRLVENYPRLARSVLFKVYQNTGDAHEVRCAAVYLLMRTKPPVYMLQRMAEQTHYDPSTYVRAAVKTALESAAEADEFDDDDEFYQNAQAAVKHLNPRDFSLQYSGTYLRDFAFKELELSYRMYFSQIASDDHFVPSGFFFHLRKNFGGLKRFSTFYYLVSSMETFFDLLDKQYDSYNKHEEYKSNDYYYNYYKQYPSLFKDYFSQYSKNHKYQNDYYEQFGNKNHEEFQKYSTARIAKMLNIDPEEAEELEGQFMFQIFNGERFFAFNNQTVEQFPRMFKKYFEDFEDGYAYNFTKFYQQNAVTIAFPLATGLPFTYSLKTPTLFKFDFEATAQTYPSIFKTPTGHPEHEFDDFIRMPRWFNGSADVNMAYSRLVDAKVGFITPFDHQRYVAGYQKKMQGYFPFSFDFGFDFENNDYEVNVQPLEPKEDFLMFHLSSWPYTGYKDITDLRPMPEQSTVHVLHDRRQTTKSFDYAFGERFFGVAFRFQAKYDKDFFNFATFMKHYEQQDYFSALVYPFAFETYHYHQFNLYYDAQRTSVKNVKFLLQHRQADYDQDFQTADVKHPKGRHGFSGYFNEFNYAQPFVYYAGSQRRQEQFMRNAGAGIRNSDVDVFDFGIVFEGKQQKGEFVFTTAYADSPVDEKERFLAFFSYSPYFSSSAFYEFIPFSGKQFQMCFSATNEYPNLPKLNFLNVLNFDKLGSMNWELSYGEKCQGGSHVSMKGQLSQTDDYRHFLRISDVGQYCKEQMDRGYFQLPACQNATRQAGYFDRYSFDFEYKDVSDYAKNFTYKFFDFARYFSFPYFTEDYFYQSKHDQFKFDFQLAPYGDYFNASFYGFDRSFAIENYPIYNEYARYFFAIHPELDYYERMLTYAYRGNYNPSCVLSNKFVNTFDGKTYEYELGSCWHVVLHTVKPDYYFYAEDSHFKNSDYEYNWKNGFSEDEQFTILARHGEDNQLYLKAILGQYKQNDYNIDIIPSGQEVPSVYINGKPQQIHEKYAIEMYTNDDGGDQPLIRVYALPGNELEISFRDDDVKIVFDGYRARFFADQSYFNNFVGLCGTNNGEGEDDFITPDQCVMRKPEYFAASYALAGMNCSGPAQAFYTEYHRKAQEHCVKPKYYYGNVISEQEAGRNRYNYYYKDFDLSDSSS